The following proteins come from a genomic window of Brevibacillus antibioticus:
- a CDS encoding enoyl-CoA hydratase-related protein, giving the protein MYETILYEVSEGVAVVTLNRPDKFNAFTAVMNKEIADALKQAQKDADVRCIVLTGAGRAFNAGQDLSDVSGGDVDYGGFLRDRYNPMILQFQKTEKPIIAAVNGVAAGAGMSVALACDIRLASEKASFVNAFVNIGLVPDSGGCYFLPRIVGIGKALELAMTGEKVSAEEALRIGLVNQVYPAESFIEDALAYARKLALLPTKGIGLIKRTMYKGLEMGLEETLEYEAFAQEAAGSTEDHKEGVTAFMEKRAPRFTGR; this is encoded by the coding sequence ATGTACGAAACGATTCTTTATGAAGTGTCAGAAGGCGTAGCAGTAGTGACCTTGAACCGTCCGGACAAATTCAATGCGTTTACAGCCGTTATGAACAAGGAAATCGCCGATGCGTTGAAGCAAGCGCAGAAGGATGCGGACGTGCGTTGCATCGTTCTTACCGGAGCAGGTCGGGCGTTCAATGCGGGTCAGGATCTCAGTGACGTTTCTGGAGGAGATGTGGATTACGGTGGTTTCTTACGGGATCGTTATAATCCAATGATCCTCCAGTTTCAAAAAACAGAGAAGCCAATCATCGCAGCGGTTAACGGTGTAGCAGCAGGTGCAGGCATGAGTGTTGCGCTGGCATGCGATATTCGTCTGGCTTCGGAAAAGGCATCCTTCGTCAACGCTTTTGTCAACATCGGGCTCGTTCCTGATTCAGGAGGCTGCTACTTTTTGCCGCGCATCGTCGGGATCGGCAAGGCGTTGGAGCTGGCGATGACAGGGGAAAAGGTATCCGCTGAGGAAGCACTGCGAATTGGATTGGTCAATCAGGTGTACCCTGCGGAGAGCTTCATAGAAGATGCGTTGGCGTATGCGCGCAAGCTGGCGTTACTGCCGACGAAGGGGATTGGTTTAATCAAGCGCACGATGTACAAAGGGCTTGAGATGGGGTTGGAAGAGACCTTGGAATATGAAGCTTTTGCACAAGAGGCGGCTGGCAGCACAGAGGATCACAAAGAAGGGGTCACCGCTTTCATGGAAAAACGTGCGCCTCGTTTTACAGGCCGTTAG
- a CDS encoding 3-hydroxyacyl-CoA dehydrogenase family protein codes for MSIKTVGVIGAGTMGAGIALVCARKGHQVMLLDANQAVLDKALVYLESILTKDVEKNKISEQEMTETLELVHLVSEIEQLADCDIVIEAVPERLDLKKSIFSQLSVICREDALLLTNTSSISITEIAGGLSHPERILGFHFFNPAPVMPLVEVIRGKKSSEENVEVAYRFAQELGKVPVLVTDTPGFIVNRIARPYYNEALRVLGDHVAGVEQIDRIMKLAGGFKMGPFELQDMIGIDINFATTKSIYTDFFHEGRFKPSRIQQQMVQSGSLGRKTGEGFYDYNK; via the coding sequence GTGAGTATAAAAACAGTAGGCGTCATTGGGGCGGGAACGATGGGAGCGGGGATCGCTCTCGTCTGCGCGCGCAAAGGACATCAGGTCATGCTGTTGGATGCAAATCAGGCGGTGCTGGACAAAGCGCTTGTTTATTTGGAATCGATCCTGACAAAAGACGTGGAGAAAAACAAAATCAGCGAGCAAGAAATGACAGAGACGCTAGAGCTGGTCCATCTCGTATCGGAAATAGAGCAGTTGGCAGACTGCGATATCGTTATCGAAGCGGTGCCAGAGCGTCTTGATTTGAAAAAAAGCATTTTCAGTCAGCTTTCTGTGATTTGCAGAGAGGATGCCCTTTTACTAACGAATACTTCCTCCATCTCGATTACAGAGATTGCAGGAGGGCTTTCGCATCCCGAGCGCATTCTCGGATTCCATTTTTTCAATCCGGCACCTGTCATGCCATTGGTTGAGGTGATTCGCGGGAAAAAATCGAGCGAGGAAAATGTGGAGGTGGCGTATCGATTCGCGCAAGAGTTGGGCAAGGTGCCTGTTCTGGTGACGGACACCCCTGGCTTTATCGTCAATCGAATCGCACGGCCTTACTATAATGAAGCATTGCGCGTCCTGGGCGATCATGTGGCAGGTGTGGAGCAGATTGACCGCATCATGAAGCTGGCTGGCGGATTCAAAATGGGACCGTTTGAGCTGCAAGACATGATTGGCATCGACATCAATTTTGCCACGACCAAATCGATCTATACCGACTTCTTCCATGAAGGACGATTTAAGCCTAGTCGGATTCAGCAACAAATGGTTCAATCCGGCAGCTTGGGCAGAAAGACGGGGGAAGGCTTCTATGACTACAACAAATAA
- a CDS encoding 3-hydroxyacyl-CoA dehydrogenase family protein: MTTTNKAVLLVGTSPLYAELNHLMVERGYQVLSLAEAMAEPELIELAVEVNSVDMQAKKRQVRELDDLLPPNVPIITTSLAITATEVASWTQYPERVCGFGTLVPLIERELIEIAPALQTELDTIQATEDFFQSLGKETETVNDEVGLVFPRILTLIINEAVFTLMEKTATATDIDIAMKKGTNYPYGPLEWADRIGLDEIFAISRGLQRDLAEERYRTAPLLRKLVLAGRVGVRSGQGFYTYEDKVGVEA, translated from the coding sequence ATGACTACAACAAATAAGGCTGTATTGCTCGTGGGCACAAGCCCGCTGTACGCAGAGCTGAATCATTTGATGGTAGAAAGAGGCTACCAGGTGCTTTCGCTTGCAGAAGCGATGGCGGAACCGGAGCTGATTGAATTGGCTGTGGAAGTAAATAGCGTCGATATGCAGGCGAAAAAGAGGCAAGTACGCGAGCTGGATGACCTATTGCCGCCAAACGTACCGATCATCACGACTTCGCTCGCGATTACAGCGACAGAGGTAGCTTCTTGGACACAGTATCCTGAACGTGTTTGCGGATTTGGGACGCTCGTACCCTTGATTGAGCGGGAGCTGATCGAGATTGCCCCTGCCTTGCAAACGGAGCTGGATACGATTCAAGCAACAGAAGACTTCTTTCAATCGCTCGGGAAAGAGACGGAAACCGTAAACGACGAGGTAGGTCTCGTGTTCCCGCGCATTTTAACGCTCATTATCAACGAGGCTGTCTTTACGCTGATGGAAAAAACAGCAACAGCTACGGATATCGATATCGCGATGAAAAAAGGCACCAACTACCCATACGGCCCACTTGAATGGGCAGATCGTATCGGCTTGGATGAGATTTTTGCGATATCGAGAGGCTTGCAACGTGATCTGGCCGAGGAGCGTTATCGCACAGCGCCGCTATTACGAAAGCTGGTGCTAGCAGGGCGTGTCGGCGTACGCAGCGGGCAAGGCTTTTACACGTATGAGGACAAAGTGGGTGTAGAGGCATGA
- a CDS encoding thiolase family protein, which translates to MSMINKEVYVAAAVRTPIGKLGGSLKNTPIDDLTAIVLNGALAKAGQSGEIVDGVIMGNVISAGPFINIARVGLLRAGLPDTIPGLTVNRVCASGLEAVNLAAQSIQAGHSQVMLAGGVENLTRSPYIMEKFEQPYQRGGQTLIESFGGPRSAPVSLYGDLTMGDTAENVAEQFGISREDQDRFAAESQSRAINAIDAGLFRDEIIPITLKGKKGEETLFDTDEFPRRDSGVESLSKLRPAFRKDGSVTAGNSSGINDGAAALLLVNEETLQKTGVAPLGRIVHFVSAGVDPRIMGIGPVVAIRKLLAETNMTVEQIDLFELNEAFASQSLACMRELGLDPLKTNVNGGAIALGHPLGMSGARLAGTILFELRRRRKKYGIVSLCIGGGQGLATLVEAL; encoded by the coding sequence ATGAGCATGATTAACAAGGAGGTGTACGTAGCAGCAGCAGTACGTACACCGATCGGCAAGCTGGGCGGAAGCCTGAAGAACACCCCCATCGACGACCTGACAGCCATTGTCTTGAATGGAGCGCTTGCGAAGGCAGGACAATCCGGTGAGATTGTTGATGGGGTCATCATGGGGAACGTCATATCGGCCGGACCGTTTATTAACATTGCACGTGTCGGTTTGTTGAGGGCAGGGCTTCCTGACACCATACCTGGACTGACGGTGAATCGGGTGTGTGCATCCGGGCTAGAGGCAGTCAATTTGGCTGCGCAGTCCATTCAGGCAGGACATAGTCAGGTTATGCTGGCTGGCGGTGTAGAGAATTTGACTCGTTCACCCTACATCATGGAAAAATTCGAGCAGCCGTATCAACGCGGGGGACAGACGCTGATCGAGTCTTTTGGCGGACCTCGTTCTGCTCCTGTCTCGCTCTATGGCGATTTGACCATGGGAGATACAGCGGAAAACGTGGCAGAGCAATTCGGCATCAGTCGCGAGGATCAGGATCGTTTTGCAGCAGAGAGCCAGTCTCGGGCTATCAATGCTATCGATGCAGGTCTGTTTCGCGACGAGATCATTCCCATCACGTTAAAAGGAAAAAAAGGGGAAGAGACGCTGTTTGATACGGATGAATTCCCAAGAAGAGATTCCGGTGTGGAGTCATTGTCCAAATTGCGACCTGCCTTCCGAAAAGATGGTAGCGTCACAGCAGGCAACTCCTCCGGTATCAATGACGGCGCAGCGGCCTTGCTCTTGGTGAATGAAGAAACGCTGCAAAAGACAGGCGTCGCTCCTTTGGGGCGCATTGTTCATTTTGTCAGTGCTGGCGTTGATCCGCGCATTATGGGCATTGGTCCGGTCGTCGCGATTCGCAAGCTGCTTGCAGAAACGAACATGACGGTAGAGCAAATCGACCTGTTTGAGTTAAATGAAGCTTTTGCTTCCCAGTCACTCGCTTGCATGAGAGAACTGGGACTAGACCCTCTGAAAACCAATGTAAACGGTGGGGCAATCGCGTTGGGTCATCCACTCGGAATGAGCGGTGCCCGCCTGGCAGGTACGATTCTTTTCGAGCTGAGACGTCGCCGAAAGAAATACGGAATCGTTTCGTTGTGTATAGGCGGCGGGCAAGGATTGGCCACGTTAGTAGAAGCGCTTTAA
- a CDS encoding thiolase family protein — protein sequence MSTPVIIDAVRTPIGRIGGALKDVRPDDLGALVIQKLLERNSIDPKTIDDVIMGCANQAGEDNRNVARMSLLLAGLPVEVPGVTVNRLCGSGLEAVNQSANAIKAGAGHVYIAGGTESMTRSPLVMMKPGTAFQRGNQQLVDTTLGWRLVNEKMKEMYPPISLGETAEKVAEQYGISREAQDEFALRSQQNYARALAEGKWEAEIVPVELKGRKGEVTLFEHDEHARPETTIEQLQKLKPAFQADGSVTAGNSSGLNDGACALLIMEQEAALAVGLKPRARIVASAVAGVDPSVMGIGPVPATRKVLKQAGLSLAEIDLFEFNEAFAAQAVASVRELGVNPDLVNVNGGAIALGHPLGCSGARILTTLLYEMERRDARYGLAAMCIGVGQGIATIIERV from the coding sequence ATGAGTACACCTGTCATCATAGATGCTGTGCGCACGCCAATCGGCCGTATTGGTGGTGCGTTGAAGGATGTGCGCCCGGATGACCTGGGCGCATTGGTGATTCAAAAGCTGCTGGAACGTAACTCCATTGATCCGAAAACGATAGATGATGTCATCATGGGCTGTGCCAATCAGGCTGGGGAAGACAACCGCAATGTTGCGCGCATGTCACTTCTGTTGGCGGGATTGCCTGTCGAGGTGCCGGGAGTGACAGTGAACCGCCTGTGCGGTTCAGGTCTGGAGGCTGTGAACCAAAGCGCGAATGCAATCAAAGCCGGTGCAGGTCACGTCTATATCGCGGGCGGGACAGAGAGCATGACACGCTCTCCGCTGGTGATGATGAAGCCTGGCACGGCTTTTCAGCGCGGCAATCAGCAGTTGGTCGATACGACGTTGGGCTGGCGATTGGTTAACGAAAAAATGAAAGAGATGTATCCGCCGATCAGCTTGGGGGAAACAGCGGAGAAGGTAGCGGAGCAATACGGCATAAGCCGTGAAGCGCAGGATGAGTTTGCTTTGCGTAGTCAGCAAAATTACGCACGTGCCTTGGCAGAAGGAAAGTGGGAGGCAGAGATTGTTCCCGTAGAGCTGAAAGGGCGCAAAGGCGAGGTTACGCTGTTTGAACACGATGAGCATGCACGTCCGGAGACGACCATCGAACAGCTCCAAAAGCTGAAACCAGCATTTCAAGCAGATGGCAGCGTCACAGCAGGCAACTCCAGCGGTCTAAACGATGGAGCCTGCGCTCTACTCATCATGGAACAGGAAGCGGCTCTTGCAGTTGGCTTGAAGCCTCGTGCAAGGATTGTCGCATCCGCAGTCGCTGGTGTTGATCCATCCGTGATGGGAATTGGGCCTGTACCTGCTACGCGCAAAGTACTGAAGCAGGCAGGCTTGTCTCTTGCGGAGATAGATTTGTTCGAATTCAACGAGGCTTTTGCGGCGCAGGCAGTGGCAAGTGTACGCGAGCTGGGGGTCAACCCTGATCTGGTCAACGTAAATGGCGGAGCGATTGCTTTGGGCCATCCACTCGGGTGTAGCGGAGCGCGCATCCTTACTACTCTTCTGTATGAAATGGAGCGTCGTGATGCCCGTTACGGGTTGGCCGCGATGTGCATTGGAGTAGGACAGGGAATTGCGACGATTATCGAGCGTGTGTAG
- a CDS encoding thioesterase family protein yields the protein MIDRLQPGTTEEFTVTVTKDMLPVFEGQVVHPVMSTVSMIYYMEWAGRRVILPYLEADEEGSGFAVDIKHVGPAVIGQEVTFRATCVQVTEKRVVCEVTADTTRNRVGLGTFVQAIFKKDEIKRRFEVLQAEINREVNGEL from the coding sequence TTGATAGATAGACTGCAGCCGGGGACGACGGAAGAATTTACTGTGACAGTGACAAAGGACATGCTGCCTGTTTTTGAAGGCCAAGTCGTGCATCCTGTGATGTCGACAGTCAGCATGATTTATTACATGGAGTGGGCGGGAAGACGCGTCATTTTACCATACCTCGAAGCCGATGAAGAGGGCTCGGGATTTGCTGTAGACATCAAGCATGTCGGCCCAGCAGTGATTGGTCAGGAGGTCACGTTCCGGGCTACCTGTGTGCAGGTTACCGAAAAACGCGTAGTGTGCGAGGTTACGGCGGACACTACGCGTAATCGTGTAGGACTTGGGACGTTCGTCCAAGCCATCTTCAAAAAGGACGAGATCAAGCGTCGTTTTGAGGTCTTGCAAGCAGAGATCAATCGGGAAGTAAATGGGGAATTGTAA
- the paaX gene encoding phenylacetic acid degradation operon negative regulatory protein PaaX, with product MKPQSMLFTIYGEYVRHYGSEIWIGSLTKLMGEFGLSEPAVRAAISRMLRQGWLESRKVGNRSYYSVSERGKKRLEEAAARIYKVETDVWDGKWCIASYNIPEERRALRDQLRKELGWMGFGMLTTSTWISPNNLSDRVKELTEAHEITEYVEIFTSEHMGWSNPKQLVQKCWDIDEINEKYKSFIDAYREEYEQLSAKMSNGEAVPDSHCFVEKTKLVHQYRKFLFIDPDLPQELLPELWLGKEADELFQNYYQLLNPGAVRFFETVYEAAPSA from the coding sequence GTGAAGCCACAATCCATGCTTTTTACAATTTACGGGGAATACGTCCGCCATTATGGAAGCGAAATCTGGATTGGTAGTCTGACCAAGCTGATGGGGGAATTCGGACTGTCGGAGCCGGCTGTTCGTGCAGCGATCTCCCGGATGCTTCGCCAAGGCTGGCTGGAATCGCGAAAAGTAGGGAACCGCAGCTACTACTCGGTATCCGAGCGTGGCAAAAAGCGATTGGAAGAGGCAGCGGCACGTATTTATAAGGTCGAGACAGATGTGTGGGACGGCAAGTGGTGCATTGCCAGCTACAACATCCCCGAGGAGCGTAGAGCGCTGCGTGATCAACTGCGCAAGGAGCTGGGCTGGATGGGCTTCGGGATGCTGACGACCAGCACATGGATCAGCCCCAATAACCTTAGTGATCGCGTGAAGGAACTGACGGAAGCGCACGAGATTACAGAATATGTCGAGATTTTTACATCCGAGCATATGGGCTGGAGCAATCCGAAGCAGCTCGTGCAGAAATGCTGGGATATCGATGAAATCAATGAAAAGTACAAGTCCTTCATCGATGCCTACCGAGAAGAATACGAGCAGCTTTCTGCCAAAATGAGCAATGGAGAAGCGGTTCCAGACAGCCATTGCTTCGTGGAAAAGACAAAGCTCGTCCACCAATACCGCAAGTTCTTGTTCATCGATCCTGATTTGCCGCAGGAATTGTTGCCAGAGCTGTGGTTGGGTAAAGAGGCGGATGAGTTGTTCCAAAATTACTACCAGTTATTGAATCCAGGGGCAGTACGATTCTTCGAGACCGTGTATGA